A section of the Callospermophilus lateralis isolate mCalLat2 chromosome 14, mCalLat2.hap1, whole genome shotgun sequence genome encodes:
- the Atoh8 gene encoding transcription factor ATOH8 isoform X2 gives MKHIPVLEDGPWKTVCVKELNGLKKLKRKGKEPARRANGCKTFRLDLEAPEPRAAATLGLRDRTQRLQPVPAPVPAPVAPAVPPGGGADTGGDRGGARALEVSDARKRGFALGAVGPGLPTPPPPPAPQGQAPGGPEAQPFREPGLRPRILLCAPPARPALSAPPAPPVPSAPADSSVRPAPPTRPGESSYSSISHVIYNNHPDSSASPRKRPGEATAASSEIKALQQTRRLLANARERTRVHTISAAFEALRKQE, from the coding sequence ATGAAGCACATCCCGGTCCTCGAGGACGGGCCGTGGAAAACCGTGTGCGTGAAGGAGCTGAACGGCCTCAAGAAGCTGAAGCGGAAAGGCAAGGAGCCGGCGCGGCGCGCGAATGGCTGTAAAACTTTCCGATTGGACTTGGAAGCTCCCGAGCCTCGCGCCGCCGCCACCCTCGGGCTTCGGGACAGGACCCAGAGGCTGCAGCCGGTCCCGGCCCCGGTGCCAGCCCCAGTGGCGCCGGCTGTTCCCCCAGGTGGGGGCGCGGATACTGGCGGGGACCGCGGGGGCGCCCGAGCGCTGGAGGTCTCTGACGCGCGGAAACGCGGCTTCGCTCTGGGCGCAGTGGGGCCGGGACTCCCCACGCCGCCGCCGCCTCCAGCGCCCCAGGGCCAGGCACCTGGGGGTCCCGAGGCACAACCTTTTCGGGAGCCCGGCCTGCGTCCCCGCATCTTACTCTGCGCACCTCCTGCGCGCCCGGCACTGTCTGCACCCCCAGCGCCCCCAGTGCCCTCGGCGCCCGCGGACTCTTCGGTGCGTCCTGCGCCCCCCACGCGCCCGGGGGAAAGTTCCTACTCGTCAATTTCACACGTAATTTACAATAACCACCCAGATTCTTCTGCGTCGCCTAGGAAACGGCCGGGCGAAGCGACCGCCGCCTCCTCGGagatcaaagccctgcagcagaccCGGAGGCTCCTGGCGAACGCCCGGGAGCGGACGCGGGTGCACACCATCAGCGCAGCCTTCGAAGCGCTCAGGAAGCAG